The Streptococcus mitis genome has a segment encoding these proteins:
- a CDS encoding helix-turn-helix domain-containing protein translates to MEYNKLQKHIAFRIRECRKEQGLSQEKLSEIAGLGVKAIQNIENMKYDFKIKTLESVIKALNLTVEEFFDLQSYESEREDSPEILFENLTKLPKEKQGKIISSFNEIVKNIK, encoded by the coding sequence ATGGAATATAATAAATTACAAAAGCATATCGCATTTCGAATACGTGAATGCAGAAAAGAGCAGGGATTAAGTCAAGAAAAATTATCTGAAATCGCTGGGCTAGGCGTTAAAGCGATTCAAAATATAGAGAACATGAAGTATGATTTTAAGATAAAAACTCTTGAATCCGTAATCAAAGCCCTAAATCTAACAGTCGAGGAGTTCTTTGATCTACAATCATATGAATCAGAAAGAGAAGACTCCCCAGAAATACTTTTTGAAAATTTAACAAAGTTACCCAAAGAAAAACAAGGAAAAATTATATCTTCATTTAATGAAATTGTAAAAAATATCAAATAA
- a CDS encoding PqqD family protein yields MNYKKSLSAVLHSSSDKDFLLNLLSDRTFLLNDVSLYIWNSIEKYSLEDIAINLSNLYNENLDIVRQDLHEMIEILVSEGLIEIKN; encoded by the coding sequence TTGAACTATAAAAAAAGTTTATCCGCAGTACTGCATTCGTCGTCAGATAAGGATTTTCTACTAAATTTATTGAGTGATCGAACATTCTTGCTTAACGATGTTTCATTATATATTTGGAATAGTATTGAAAAATACAGTTTGGAAGATATTGCTATTAACTTATCGAATTTATATAATGAGAATTTAGATATAGTTAGACAAGACTTACATGAAATGATTGAAATACTGGTTTCTGAGGGTCTTATAGAGATAAAAAATTAA
- a CDS encoding NUDIX domain-containing protein, giving the protein MSVEVEKKYLLTSDEYYALSKSHFEGAIIQEQLNYYFDSLDFSLLKRGITLRIREKANNLILTIKRKISINDVIESEENDFLISRIEFMEAVLRGEFPKKVEQKLNVLIPKKKIFYLGLLKTQRLIKEKDSILYCLDRNTYFDKQDFELEIEGTRESLQKVSVDIPEKKFNRVGKYSRFISELLKGNGNSLIKIQVSAIILNEDKDEVCLIKKNAPTSSVHNIWIPPGGHVDIGEDLLKAVKRETIEETGLEVEILALSSVVSFQIQQTSQAICFFYLVEAKNCGEITMLEPGMDCKWFNLADVISGNITNLTDYHKLIISNSKNTNTLYLDLEKKGLDYKILNSKIL; this is encoded by the coding sequence GTGTCAGTAGAAGTTGAGAAGAAATATTTGCTTACAAGTGATGAGTATTACGCTCTTAGTAAAAGTCACTTTGAAGGTGCAATAATTCAAGAACAGCTTAATTACTATTTTGATAGTTTAGATTTTTCACTTTTAAAAAGGGGGATAACTCTTAGAATCAGAGAAAAGGCGAATAATCTGATTCTAACTATAAAGAGAAAAATTTCAATTAATGACGTAATTGAGTCAGAAGAAAATGATTTTTTAATAAGTCGAATAGAATTTATGGAAGCAGTATTGCGTGGAGAATTCCCTAAAAAGGTAGAGCAAAAGTTAAATGTTTTAATCCCCAAAAAGAAAATCTTTTATTTGGGATTGCTAAAGACACAGAGACTAATTAAAGAAAAAGATTCAATTTTATATTGTTTGGATAGGAATACTTACTTTGATAAACAAGATTTTGAATTAGAAATTGAGGGAACACGAGAATCATTACAGAAAGTTAGCGTTGATATTCCAGAAAAAAAGTTTAATAGAGTTGGGAAATATTCTAGGTTTATAAGTGAATTATTGAAAGGGAATGGTAATTCATTAATTAAGATTCAAGTATCTGCCATTATTTTAAATGAAGATAAAGATGAAGTATGTCTTATTAAGAAAAATGCACCTACATCAAGTGTGCATAATATCTGGATTCCTCCAGGTGGTCATGTAGATATTGGGGAAGACCTCTTGAAAGCTGTAAAGCGTGAAACAATTGAAGAAACAGGATTAGAAGTTGAAATATTAGCTTTGTCAAGTGTCGTTTCTTTTCAAATTCAACAAACTAGTCAAGCCATATGTTTCTTTTATCTGGTTGAGGCTAAAAATTGTGGTGAGATAACAATGTTAGAACCAGGAATGGATTGTAAGTGGTTTAATTTAGCAGATGTGATAAGTGGAAATATTACAAATTTAACAGACTACCATAAGTTGATTATTTCTAATTCAAAAAATACAAATACTTTATATTTAGATTTAGAAAAAAAAGGCCTTGATTACAAAATTTTAAATTCAAAGATCCTCTAA
- a CDS encoding helix-turn-helix transcriptional regulator, with protein sequence MQVILPDEQVQQIQLLLAELIKKEIENRLNNSNLDSPFLNKQQTCHYLGISNNTLDSWIKKGLPYIRVGKTIRFDKAEINRWLQNQ encoded by the coding sequence ATGCAAGTAATTCTACCAGATGAACAAGTTCAACAAATTCAGCTCCTACTTGCTGAACTTATCAAGAAAGAAATTGAAAATAGATTAAACAATAGTAACCTTGACAGTCCGTTTTTAAACAAACAACAGACTTGCCACTACTTGGGTATCTCAAACAATACTCTCGACAGTTGGATTAAAAAAGGATTACCTTACATTAGAGTTGGAAAAACTATTCGTTTTGATAAAGCAGAAATCAATCGCTGGTTACAAAATCAGTAG
- a CDS encoding ABC transporter permease, with product MLTAIIRRNWQMYVRYFPITLFFNRILDIGFKLLGLWLVSNFLFDNKIQVNNVIEYRDYFSYAAIGLIFYNVSIAILMNVGRALITEVREGTLESTLVSPYSIVKYYFGIFFEQLGRTFLEFLSSYSIAFFLGANLQSISLLNLIICFLYVSLISFSMGTLLSNIMLWFRDTFITQNTLFLIIFLVSGITFPKELLPSFLQKISKMIPLSHSLDAIRNLFFNTSHFNIYNFDFLQGILISVVYFIVGLLVYKKIEQKIVSYISY from the coding sequence ATGCTGACTGCTATTATAAGAAGAAATTGGCAAATGTATGTAAGATATTTTCCTATAACTTTATTTTTTAATCGTATTTTAGATATTGGATTTAAACTTCTAGGACTCTGGTTAGTGTCTAATTTTTTATTTGATAATAAAATACAGGTAAATAACGTAATAGAGTATAGAGATTACTTTAGTTATGCTGCAATTGGGTTAATTTTTTATAATGTATCAATAGCTATTTTAATGAATGTAGGTCGAGCATTAATAACAGAAGTTAGAGAAGGTACTTTAGAAAGCACGTTAGTGTCACCGTATAGTATAGTGAAGTACTATTTTGGAATCTTTTTTGAACAATTAGGAAGGACTTTTCTTGAATTTCTTTCTTCGTATTCAATAGCGTTTTTTTTAGGTGCCAATTTGCAAAGTATTTCATTATTAAATTTAATTATTTGTTTTTTATATGTATCGTTGATTTCTTTCTCAATGGGAACGCTTTTATCAAATATCATGTTATGGTTTCGTGATACTTTCATAACCCAAAATACATTGTTTTTAATTATTTTTTTAGTCTCAGGGATTACCTTTCCAAAAGAATTGCTACCTAGTTTTTTGCAAAAAATTAGTAAAATGATTCCTTTATCTCATTCGCTTGATGCTATTAGAAACTTATTTTTTAATACTTCTCATTTTAATATATATAATTTTGATTTTTTACAAGGTATTTTAATTTCGGTAGTATATTTTATTGTAGGGCTTTTGGTGTATAAAAAAATTGAACAAAAGATAGTAAGTTATATTTCATATTGA
- a CDS encoding ABC transporter permease, with translation MRRTLFNDSTNIFYFFSMILWPIFSLLQVYYNIGAFPISDLKILDLSNEEQLFYFIFIGYCTYIIFSNAFQSAWRLGGERYQGTLSQIFIAPLKKILWLYARTFSSIFSQSWFFMVIFVIGNFAYIDFSLKSIFHILLATIILITSSWIWTSFLSSICIVMRDATIVYVLLEGSQDTFSGAKVPLSISPKLVKFIGSLFPVSYTIIYLRDMLLFNKFYSLNFYLLIGINIVCFLLTNIILRIGESHMKKHGSFDVV, from the coding sequence ATGAGAAGAACCCTCTTCAATGATAGTACCAATATTTTTTATTTTTTTTCAATGATATTATGGCCAATTTTTTCGCTACTCCAGGTTTATTATAATATAGGAGCATTTCCGATTTCAGATTTAAAAATTTTGGACTTAAGTAATGAGGAGCAGCTATTTTATTTTATTTTTATAGGATACTGTACCTATATTATTTTTTCTAATGCTTTTCAGAGTGCTTGGAGACTGGGGGGAGAACGTTATCAGGGGACTCTAAGTCAGATTTTTATTGCTCCACTGAAAAAAATTCTATGGCTTTACGCCCGGACATTTTCATCGATTTTTAGTCAGTCATGGTTTTTTATGGTTATTTTTGTAATTGGTAATTTTGCTTATATAGATTTTTCATTAAAATCGATCTTTCATATTTTATTAGCAACCATTATTTTAATTACTTCATCATGGATTTGGACTAGCTTTTTGAGTAGTATTTGCATTGTTATGAGAGATGCTACTATAGTTTATGTATTATTAGAAGGCTCACAAGATACGTTTAGCGGTGCTAAAGTCCCTTTATCTATTTCTCCAAAATTGGTAAAATTTATTGGAAGTTTATTTCCAGTTAGCTATACTATTATTTATTTACGAGATATGCTTCTTTTCAATAAATTTTATAGTTTAAATTTTTATTTGCTCATCGGTATAAATATTGTTTGTTTTTTACTGACTAATATCATTTTAAGAATTGGTGAATCTCACATGAAGAAGCATGGAAGTTTTGATGTGGTTTAA
- a CDS encoding Rep family protein: MTSIAITQYFDSTYWKNGWDEELIKSENIEKILEEIVRRVSEIATVTEAYAIKHDKDTSVVFDKELQETTTELAQPHIHALLKFKKCKGATLSTLAEIIGLAEEYLEKSKSGRYGYDNLLAYLIHAKDKDKYQYSPDEVVTLAGKDYLEVYHKRKEIWLKGKAKKEVNQTYEDIDLLIDNILNEYITKNEILLEQKYRTLYAVHKARINDTFRTVGEIKGTRTKYELDNGEFKKTILFIHGSTGLGKSTFAKDLSKAIIQLAKLNGQNWQSVVTAATNIFDEVNGEEILFLDDVRGDSLTASDWLKLLDPFNISPISARYQNKMGAAKVIIITSSKYPLDFFYNTKGNDREDLSQYVRRIECLARIRGNDKNPKFYVSYPQRMEEPVKTILENEQEVSLSYDFANDSLLNSRQDLLSTLLSKIAINNQWDILELGKSKTPSETLASEDEVADNQEK, encoded by the coding sequence TTGACTTCTATAGCAATTACACAATATTTTGATTCGACTTATTGGAAGAATGGTTGGGATGAAGAACTCATTAAGTCCGAAAATATCGAAAAAATTCTTGAAGAAATAGTCAGAAGAGTTAGTGAAATAGCAACTGTTACTGAAGCATATGCAATTAAGCATGATAAGGACACATCTGTAGTATTCGACAAAGAACTTCAAGAAACAACTACTGAACTTGCCCAACCACACATTCATGCTTTACTCAAGTTTAAAAAATGCAAAGGTGCAACACTATCTACTTTAGCGGAAATAATCGGATTAGCAGAAGAGTATCTCGAAAAATCAAAGTCTGGAAGATATGGTTACGATAACTTGTTAGCATACTTAATTCATGCAAAAGATAAAGATAAATATCAATATAGCCCTGATGAAGTAGTTACTCTAGCAGGTAAAGACTACTTAGAAGTATATCACAAAAGGAAAGAAATCTGGCTTAAAGGAAAAGCCAAAAAAGAGGTAAACCAAACCTACGAAGATATTGACTTACTTATCGATAACATTCTAAACGAGTATATCACCAAAAATGAAATACTTCTTGAACAGAAATATCGTACACTGTACGCAGTCCACAAAGCTAGGATAAACGATACATTTCGTACCGTCGGAGAAATCAAAGGAACTCGTACTAAATATGAGTTAGATAACGGAGAATTTAAAAAAACCATTCTCTTCATTCATGGTAGTACTGGTCTTGGAAAGTCAACCTTTGCAAAGGACTTATCCAAAGCCATCATTCAGTTGGCAAAATTAAATGGTCAAAACTGGCAATCAGTAGTGACTGCTGCCACAAACATCTTTGACGAGGTAAACGGAGAAGAGATCCTTTTTCTTGACGACGTTCGAGGAGATAGTTTAACCGCGTCAGATTGGCTAAAACTATTAGACCCCTTCAACATAAGCCCAATTTCTGCACGCTATCAAAATAAGATGGGAGCAGCAAAAGTTATCATTATCACCAGTTCGAAATACCCACTAGATTTCTTTTACAACACAAAAGGGAACGATAGAGAAGACCTATCACAGTATGTTAGAAGAATTGAGTGTCTGGCTAGAATAAGAGGAAATGATAAAAATCCTAAGTTTTATGTATCATATCCTCAACGAATGGAAGAACCTGTAAAAACTATCTTAGAAAATGAGCAGGAAGTTTCCTTATCTTATGACTTTGCAAATGATTCGTTACTTAATAGTAGACAGGATTTATTATCAACATTGCTTTCTAAAATAGCGATTAATAATCAGTGGGATATCTTAGAATTAGGCAAATCAAAAACCCCATCCGAAACTTTGGCGAGCGAGGACGAGGTTGCAGATAATCAAGAAAAGTAA
- a CDS encoding phosphotransferase — translation MKFLLNIYYGLSDIKFIERLENMNVVYIFKNSKTGNKILLKIFSSSKVDTIVFQNELAKYKLSPNLIKTNKGNIYIRVFKYLIFVQYFVEASSRRIEYSEMVIFFKDFYAKLDYYKNFFLETSIGFPNYKTNAISQHFSMIHGDLRPPNVIITANNFSVIDFEYLRLGVREVEVIKYIVLYTNFNNCEVEILYSKFLEAGIVEISLQESIRFLLFELLKSDFPEKYIVRITLDYYNEIISERIKLIEFCDNYLNKKKGGDLSVSRS, via the coding sequence GTGAAATTCTTATTAAATATATATTATGGTCTAAGCGATATCAAATTTATTGAGCGACTTGAAAATATGAATGTCGTCTATATTTTCAAAAATAGTAAAACAGGAAACAAAATTTTGCTAAAAATTTTCTCATCTTCGAAGGTTGACACTATAGTATTTCAAAATGAACTTGCAAAATATAAGTTATCTCCGAATTTGATAAAAACTAACAAGGGTAATATATATATAAGAGTGTTTAAATATCTAATTTTTGTACAATACTTCGTTGAGGCAAGTAGTCGGAGAATCGAGTATAGTGAAATGGTTATATTTTTCAAAGATTTTTATGCAAAGCTTGATTATTATAAGAATTTTTTTTTAGAAACAAGTATTGGTTTTCCTAATTATAAAACCAACGCAATCAGTCAACATTTTAGCATGATACATGGTGATTTACGACCACCGAATGTAATTATAACTGCGAATAATTTTAGTGTAATTGATTTTGAATATTTAAGACTCGGAGTAAGAGAAGTAGAAGTGATTAAATATATAGTTCTGTACACTAATTTTAATAATTGTGAAGTTGAAATTTTATATAGTAAGTTTCTGGAAGCTGGTATAGTAGAGATAAGTTTACAAGAATCAATTAGGTTTTTACTTTTTGAATTACTAAAATCAGATTTTCCAGAGAAATACATCGTGAGAATTACTCTAGATTATTATAATGAAATTATATCCGAGAGAATAAAATTAATTGAATTTTGTGATAATTATTTAAATAAAAAGAAAGGGGGGGACTTAAGTGTCAGTAGAAGTTGA
- a CDS encoding RuvB-like domain-containing protein: MSNGKLIYICGIDGSGKTTLSKNLSKNLGSNSIFLPLNQSKIFFKELDSICRKYNTNRWAEFSEIFRGCLWALEMVYFSEKILKPALEQYDYVIIDRYMTCNKVYSNLSITNTLVDRLHELLIQPKITMYIDIEPKIAFSRVIKRNEQQTPKETLENLKIAKELYARYLNNLEYYRLDGRESEERLLQSALGILGDKNEI, encoded by the coding sequence ATGTCGAACGGAAAACTGATATATATATGCGGTATTGATGGGTCTGGTAAGACTACATTATCCAAAAATCTTTCCAAAAATTTAGGAAGTAATTCTATTTTTTTGCCTTTGAATCAATCTAAGATATTTTTTAAAGAACTAGATTCTATTTGTCGTAAATACAATACAAATAGATGGGCAGAGTTTTCCGAAATTTTTAGAGGCTGTTTATGGGCATTAGAAATGGTTTATTTTTCTGAAAAAATTTTAAAACCAGCATTGGAACAGTATGATTATGTAATTATTGATAGGTACATGACTTGCAATAAAGTTTATTCTAATTTATCAATTACAAACACCTTGGTAGATAGATTACATGAGCTCCTTATACAGCCTAAAATCACAATGTATATCGATATAGAGCCAAAGATAGCTTTTAGTAGAGTTATTAAAAGGAATGAGCAACAAACGCCTAAAGAAACTTTAGAAAATTTAAAAATTGCCAAAGAATTATATGCTAGATACTTAAATAATTTAGAATATTATCGATTAGATGGTAGAGAATCTGAGGAAAGATTATTACAATCTGCACTAGGAATATTAGGAGATAAAAATGAAATTTGA
- a CDS encoding ABC transporter ATP-binding protein, translated as MLKAINISKNYTFKKRTGLFQYEKQIKKAIVNVNLSLPKGKIIGVLGENGAGKTTLIKMLTTLLTNDTGIILIDGVDINENLKNTRKKINIISGGEKNLYWRLTAVENLIYFASLYGISKREALPKIEKLLIELGLWNSKDIPVEKYSKGMKQRLQIAKGLINDPEYLFLDEPTLGLDVSVAHELRKKLKEIAIKRNTGILLTTHYMAEAEELCDYIYFLKKGKIIISGTKDEVFDKLELAPEIHITLAPQFQWNSMEIKRLRDLFPELEYRKEENLTLIKFSLLKYKVQSVIKTIYERNIDIIEIKHTEPSLEDVVLHLERR; from the coding sequence ATGTTAAAAGCAATTAATATATCAAAAAATTATACTTTTAAAAAAAGAACAGGCTTATTTCAGTATGAAAAGCAAATAAAAAAAGCTATAGTAAATGTAAACTTATCTTTACCAAAAGGAAAAATTATTGGAGTACTGGGAGAAAATGGTGCTGGTAAAACGACACTTATAAAAATGCTGACAACACTTTTAACGAATGATACGGGTATAATTTTAATTGATGGAGTAGATATCAATGAAAACTTAAAAAATACAAGGAAAAAAATTAATATTATTAGTGGGGGAGAGAAAAATTTATACTGGAGATTGACTGCAGTTGAAAATTTGATATATTTTGCATCCTTGTACGGAATTTCAAAGAGGGAAGCATTACCTAAAATAGAAAAACTGTTGATAGAATTAGGATTATGGAACAGTAAAGATATTCCTGTAGAAAAATACTCAAAGGGAATGAAACAGCGTTTACAGATTGCAAAGGGTCTAATAAATGATCCAGAGTATTTATTCCTAGATGAACCAACTCTTGGTTTAGACGTGAGTGTCGCTCATGAATTACGTAAAAAATTAAAGGAAATAGCGATTAAGCGGAATACGGGTATTTTATTAACTACACATTATATGGCTGAGGCAGAAGAACTCTGTGATTATATCTATTTTTTAAAGAAAGGTAAAATCATCATTTCTGGTACTAAAGACGAAGTTTTTGACAAATTAGAATTAGCCCCAGAGATACATATTACACTTGCACCTCAATTTCAATGGAATTCAATGGAGATTAAACGGTTGAGAGATTTATTTCCAGAATTAGAGTATAGGAAAGAAGAAAATCTTACATTGATAAAATTTTCGTTACTAAAATATAAAGTTCAAAGTGTAATAAAGACTATATACGAAAGGAATATAGATATTATTGAAATAAAACACACGGAGCCTTCACTAGAAGATGTAGTTCTGCATTTAGAGAGGAGATGA
- a CDS encoding tyrosine-type recombinase/integrase produces MSITKTKNGTYRLRIYIPEEVKSSLGVDKKVIEKRFKTRSEAKKYELELQNKIDKIISGESALLENNGSILFSDFYKNVWWESYKAGQTTSTTKPPSQATITGTEIAFRKHILPMLGNYSIEFLNQNKQVVLNLLTQKAEEYANFKVIRSYVNSIFDWAEELEYIETNRLSKTISRIKATKKIKLQESKKDEDLYLSQEELQAWFTAFEKDLDTGKILFKDYVLFYTTFFLGDRKSESYALQWKHINTSDQEIQLVQALDKYKNPKSTKGNKKTTFRIPIELTNLLKEWKKQQKDELAKFGIIQSNEQYVFTYIDMKGNVNSPLHSDYLNNKMKSVKRRHPELKHATPHKLRHTGATLAKQAGTSIEAISEALTHSDTITTKTYVNTSNIIPMAVGEIAYRNLKK; encoded by the coding sequence ATGTCAATTACAAAAACTAAAAATGGAACTTATCGCTTACGAATCTATATTCCTGAGGAAGTTAAGTCTTCACTAGGTGTTGATAAGAAAGTGATTGAAAAACGGTTCAAAACAAGGAGTGAAGCAAAAAAATACGAACTAGAACTTCAAAACAAGATTGACAAAATTATTAGTGGAGAATCAGCCTTACTAGAAAATAATGGTTCTATACTCTTTTCCGACTTCTATAAAAACGTTTGGTGGGAATCCTACAAAGCAGGACAAACCACTTCTACAACTAAGCCACCTTCTCAAGCTACCATAACTGGTACAGAAATTGCCTTTAGAAAACATATCTTACCTATGCTTGGTAACTACTCTATTGAGTTTCTCAATCAAAATAAACAAGTTGTTTTAAATCTATTAACTCAAAAGGCTGAAGAATATGCAAATTTCAAAGTTATCAGGAGCTACGTTAATTCTATCTTTGACTGGGCGGAAGAATTAGAATACATCGAAACAAACCGCCTATCTAAAACAATAAGTCGTATCAAAGCCACTAAGAAAATCAAGTTGCAAGAATCTAAAAAAGATGAAGATTTATACCTATCTCAAGAAGAACTTCAAGCATGGTTTACAGCTTTTGAAAAGGATTTAGATACTGGAAAAATTCTATTCAAAGACTATGTTTTGTTTTATACCACCTTTTTCTTGGGAGATAGAAAATCAGAGAGCTACGCTTTACAATGGAAGCATATCAATACAAGTGATCAGGAAATTCAGTTAGTACAAGCTTTGGATAAATACAAAAATCCAAAGTCTACCAAAGGGAATAAAAAGACAACTTTCCGAATTCCCATTGAATTGACTAACTTACTTAAAGAATGGAAAAAACAGCAAAAAGATGAACTAGCAAAATTTGGAATTATCCAATCCAATGAACAGTATGTCTTTACTTATATCGATATGAAGGGTAATGTTAATAGCCCTCTACACTCTGACTATCTTAATAATAAAATGAAATCTGTCAAACGTCGTCATCCTGAACTTAAGCATGCTACACCTCATAAATTACGACATACAGGGGCAACATTAGCAAAACAGGCTGGAACATCTATTGAAGCTATATCTGAGGCTCTAACCCATAGTGACACGATTACAACAAAGACTTATGTCAATACTTCGAATATCATTCCAATGGCTGTTGGAGAGATTGCTTATCGCAATCTTAAAAAGTAA